The window CAGCAATCACCTCATTTCCTTTCATTAATCTTAATTCTCCCATTATTGCTTCTTTTTAATTTTCAACTTTAACTTTATAAACAGTAATAACACTATCAGGGCACACGGTAGCACATGCCGCACATCCGATGCAAGCATCGGGATTTACCATTTTAACATAATCGTAGCCTTTGCCGTTAACCTCGCCTCCATGTCCGAGAGTATCCGTTGGACAAGCAACGATGCATAAGCCGCAACCTTTGCAAAGCTCTACGTCAACTACAACTGCACCTTTAATTTTAGCCATAATATTTTTATTTTAATTATTAAATAGAATCCACAAAGTTACATCTTTTTGTTTGATTTGAAAGAAAAAAATTAATTTAAATGAAAAGGAATTACCTCTTTACCTATTTTTATTTACCTTTGTATTTTGGTTGTCTGGACAATGAAGTATTATTTTTTATTATCATTATTCAAAAATATTTATTTCTCTCTCGACGGTCAAATTTTTATACAACATACTTTTATATTACTATCTTAAACTTAAATAAATATTATAGATGAAAGGAAAATATTTTCTTATTATTAGCGGTGTTTTACTCGCTTTATGCGGATTAATATTCTTGATTAATAATATTATTGTAATCGGAAAGTTAGCAGCATGGTCTGAATTAGAAACTTTCGGTGATAAAGCTTTTAGAGTCGGGACTGTTATTTTACCTTTACTTTGGATTATTTCCGGAGTTTTTGGAATTCTGCTTGGAATCCTTCAATCCGACAGGTTATTTACCTTAGCAAATCAGGTTGGAACAAGGATTAATCTCATTACAATTACCATATTCGGCGGTTATATTGCCGCATGCCCGTTAGCATCATCTTATTACTTTGAAAACCTGGGGCATTGGTTTGGTTTTTCTGCTGAAAGTAACGCTTTATGGATTATTCTATATATTCTTATAGGCATAATAGTTATTTATTATACCGGCTTAGAAGCAGCATCGGAAGAATGGAATAGATTTGTTATTACGCGTTTTATTATGCGTGTTATAATTATTGCTGTTTTTATTCCTATATTTATCTCAGGACTTGATGTTAAAGAATTCAAAGGATTACCTCCATTTGTTTTTACTCTTTTTGCTTTTGTTTGTATAGGCGTATTTAATATTATTGGATACACTCCTTCATCGGATAATATGTTTCAGATAATTAAGAAGAAAGCTATAGGTGTAGTATGGTTATTTGCATATTATATGCTCTGTATGCTAATATTCGCACCAATAGTCCGTATTATTTTAACCTTTCCGCCAACAATTCAATACATTATTTTAATTGCCAGCATTGTTATTGGTTTAGGTAAAGGCGGCACAAGCGGAGATACTATCCAAGGAACCGACGGGCACACATATACCCGAGATTCGGGAGGATCATTTACAGACAATGGTGGAACCAGATATGGACGTTTATAGATTATCGATTATCTTAGATCTATCACTCTATTACTTCTTGTAATCTTCATGAAATGCAGCTACACGTTTTTCCAAATCATCAAATTGATCACGTCTAACCATTGATACGCAAGCTCGTAAGCCATCGCTCCTTTCGCTACCGGTAATTGCAAGGCTAATTGCACTAATTCCGTACGAAAGTAAATTTTTCAGCAAATCATGTCCATTCATTCCGGAATACGCAAGAGAGAAGTAAAATCCATCGGCAATCGGTGTATTTCCGTCTTTATCATAAACAATATAAAAGCCGTTATTCAAGAAAATTTCCTTCATAATATGGGCTTTTTCACCATATTCTCTAACGATCTTAATAAAATTATATTCGCCGTTATTAGCGGCTTTCAGAAGGGCTGCAAATCCGTATTGAGGAACATGTGCGGTTCCGGAACTCAAAGCATACAATGAGCCGTAAATCAAACATTTACCTAACAAATTCCAATTATAATACCTTAGTAAATCATCAGAAGTTGCAGCGGCAAGTTTATCGGACATTGCAATGAAACCCATTCTTTGTCCGGCATAGCTGAAAGCTTTTGAACTTGAAACGAGTAGAACATATTTATCTGTATAATTTGCAATTGTCGGTGGATAAGGCGGTTCTCCTGGAACAGAATAATCTTTCCTGAAATCCATTCCGAAATAAGCCAAATCTTCAACAGCAATAACATCATATTTATTACAGAGGTCCGCAATTATTTTCAATTCATCTTCGGTAAAGCAAATCCACGACGGATTATTGGGATTTGAATATAATAAGCAGGCAATATTACCTTTGGAAAGATAACTTTCGAGTTTAGCTTTTAATTTCTCACCTCGATAATTATATACATCGAAAGCTTCAAAAGGAACGTTCATTACTTTAACTTGTTGTTTATGAACCGGAAATCCGGGATCTATGAACAACACCGTATCTTTTCCTTTTTTAAACCTGGAAAGTGTGAGAAAAGTAGAAAAACTTCCTTGCATTGAACCGACACAAGGCACGCAGTTTGCAGGCTTAACATTGACATTCATAAATAATTTTAAAAATCTTGAAGCTTCATTTTTCAGCTCGGGAATTCCGTTTATATCAGGGTAAATTGCTGCTACACCTGATTTTAATGCTGCAATTTCAGCATTGATGGCAATATCGGAAACCGGTAATCCGGGAACTCCTATTTCCATTCTAATATATTTTTCACCCGAAGCTTTTTCCAGAGAATTTGCCAAGGCAGTAATTTCACGAATTGAAGTATGAGCTAAATCTGTAATGCCCAATTCTTGCATTCTTTCTTCAACGATTTTTTTATCAACTAATTCACTCATAAGTTATATTTTCAGATTTTATATTATATTAATTTATTTAGAATTTTGGATGCCATCTCAACGAAACGTAATATTTCACGAAAGGTTATCGCTTATTGATGTTATTTTTCGAATTTCAACTTTTACTAACCCTAATTCTGGCATCTACCGCAACTAAAGATGTTGAATTTCCTAACAAAGGATTGAGATCCATTTCAACGATTTCAGGAGCAGCTGTTACAAGAGCCGAAACTCTTTCAATAGTTTCAGCGAAAAGGTCTTCATTTACAGGTTCTTGTCCACGTACACCTTTTATAATTTTATATCCACGCAATTCTTTGATTAGAGATAAGGCTTCATGCTTATTCACAGGAGCAAGTGCAGCTTTCACATCTTTTAGAACTTCGATGAAAATTCCTCCTAGTCCGAAAAGTACCTGATGTCCGAATTTTTCTTCTTTGGAAGCACCTATAAACAATTCCGTTCCGAAATACATTTTACAAACCTCAACAGCGTAAGTATCTTTAATCTTAATTAAGCGGTTAAATTCTTTTCTAACAGTTTCTTCATCTCTAACATTGAGGACAACGCCACCAACGTCTGATTTGTGAACCGGACCGACAACTTTCATCACAACGGGAAAACCAAATTCCAACGCGCGTTTTACTGCATCATTTTCTGTTTTTACTTCCGCTTCTTGTTTTGAAGTGATTCCGGCCGCTTTCAACAAAGCAGCAATTTCATCCAATCCCAAATATCCGTTTTTACAATTGTCGATGACATTTCGAATCGTGACAAGATCAATATCAGGCATTTTCGGATTCAATGGTTGTGGCGGCGGAGTATTTGTGATTTTAGCGAGCGCGTTTCCAAAAACACATTCTTCCGGAAAATTAATCCTATGTTTATTATGAATAAAATCTTCTATTTCATCTTTAACATTAACAATTGAAGGTAAGATTGGAAAAATAGGTTTTTTAGATGTTTTCATTTTTTCATCAAGAACCTTATATACTTCCCAGTTAGCAAACAATCCGGGTGAGCCGAAGATTACGCACATCGCATCAATATTGTCGAATTTATCGTTACAATAATCAATAATTGTTCCGAGCTGCTCCGCTGTTCCGGTAGCCAAAAAATCAATCGGATTTCCTACAGATGATCCGGGAAATAATTTTGAGAGTAGTTCTTCGGCAGCAGGACCTTCGATAT is drawn from Bacteroidales bacterium and contains these coding sequences:
- a CDS encoding pyridoxal phosphate-dependent aminotransferase, whose amino-acid sequence is MSELVDKKIVEERMQELGITDLAHTSIREITALANSLEKASGEKYIRMEIGVPGLPVSDIAINAEIAALKSGVAAIYPDINGIPELKNEASRFLKLFMNVNVKPANCVPCVGSMQGSFSTFLTLSRFKKGKDTVLFIDPGFPVHKQQVKVMNVPFEAFDVYNYRGEKLKAKLESYLSKGNIACLLYSNPNNPSWICFTEDELKIIADLCNKYDVIAVEDLAYFGMDFRKDYSVPGEPPYPPTIANYTDKYVLLVSSSKAFSYAGQRMGFIAMSDKLAAATSDDLLRYYNWNLLGKCLIYGSLYALSSGTAHVPQYGFAALLKAANNGEYNFIKIVREYGEKAHIMKEIFLNNGFYIVYDKDGNTPIADGFYFSLAYSGMNGHDLLKNLLSYGISAISLAITGSERSDGLRACVSMVRRDQFDDLEKRVAAFHEDYKK
- a CDS encoding 4Fe-4S binding protein → MAKIKGAVVVDVELCKGCGLCIVACPTDTLGHGGEVNGKGYDYVKMVNPDACIGCAACATVCPDSVITVYKVKVEN
- a CDS encoding acetate--CoA ligase family protein, whose amino-acid sequence is MINEKLINPRSIVVVGGSNEITKPGGKVLKNLLESNFKGEVCVVNPKLQEVQGVKSYNTVEELPNCDLAIIAIAAKFCPHTVKVLAEEKNTRGFIILSAGFSEENEEGAKYEKEIVDTINKVGGTLIGPNCTGFLNVNYCGAFDAPLPPLQSNGVDFVTGSGATAVFIKEYGMVNGLTFNSVWAVGNSAQTGIEEVLEHLDNTFNSEKSSKVIMLYMENIRNPQKLLKHAASLINKGCRIAGIKSGNSSAGSRAASSHTGALATSDVAVDALFRKAGIVRCHNREELTTVCEIFMHPKVHGKRIAIITHAGGPAVMLTDTLSNNGMEVPHIEGPAAEELLSKLFPGSSVGNPIDFLATGTAEQLGTIIDYCNDKFDNIDAMCVIFGSPGLFANWEVYKVLDEKMKTSKKPIFPILPSIVNVKDEIEDFIHNKHRINFPEECVFGNALAKITNTPPPQPLNPKMPDIDLVTIRNVIDNCKNGYLGLDEIAALLKAAGITSKQEAEVKTENDAVKRALEFGFPVVMKVVGPVHKSDVGGVVLNVRDEETVRKEFNRLIKIKDTYAVEVCKMYFGTELFIGASKEEKFGHQVLFGLGGIFIEVLKDVKAALAPVNKHEALSLIKELRGYKIIKGVRGQEPVNEDLFAETIERVSALVTAAPEIVEMDLNPLLGNSTSLVAVDARIRVSKS